Proteins found in one Arachis stenosperma cultivar V10309 chromosome 8, arast.V10309.gnm1.PFL2, whole genome shotgun sequence genomic segment:
- the LOC130944040 gene encoding uncharacterized protein LOC130944040 — MFSSYSASSSTNLAPHFLPKSPLTKNTRNIIRTFFTGHSNSKATVSLFSSVIHGRGPQWRIPSCHFNGYGGNNGKDGNFGEEDEKGRNGERECEVQCEVHVVSWRERTIKAEIFVNADTESLWNVLTDYEHLADFIPNLVCSGRIPCPYPGRIWLEQRGFQRAMYWHIEARVVLDLQEFIRSAWDRELRFSMVDGDFKKFDGKWSVKSGTRSSTSILSYEVSVIPRFNSPAILLERIIRSDLPVNLRALAYRAERDFMQSQKLSLPETSMAINGSFIKKINGTLREGDRLSPPNNKEVFTSAISPSSPVSSNEVVGNWGIFGKVCRLDKPSMVDEVHLRRFDGLLENGGVHRCVIASITVKAPVCEVWNVLTAYEKLPEIIPNLGISKILSRDNNKIRILQEGCKGLLYMVLHARVVLDLCENSEQEISFEQVEGDFDSFQGKWIFEQLGNHHTLLKYSVDIKMHKDTFLSEAIMEEVIFEDLPSNLSAIRDYVENRNGLKTLEASGKNTNSRQQIASSGFEKDEDNGSAVETPNCNVQSSCQQRPKVPGLQRDIEILKSELVKFIAAHGQEGLMPMRKHLRLHGRVDIEKAITRMGGFRKIATIMNLSLAYKQRKPKGYWDNLENLQDEISRFQRNWGMDPSFMPSRKSFERAGRYDIARALEKWGGLHEVSRLLSLKVRQHRSRQDDSLVEKGKRVDNVDDGDLETPSKPCIYQDTHKWLTKLRQLDINWFE, encoded by the exons ATGTTCAGCTCTTACAGTGCTTCTTCAAGCACCAACCTTGCACCTCACTTCCTTCCCAAATCACCATTAACAAAGAACACTAGAAACATAATTAGAACCTTCTTCACTGGTCACTCTAATTCTAAAGCCACTGTTTCACTTTTCTCATCTGTTATTCATGGAAGGGGACCACAGTGGAGAATACCCAGTTGCCATTTCAACGGTTATGGTGGCAACAATGGCAAAGATGGAAACTTTGGGGAAGAAGATGAAAAGGGTCGTAATGGAGAGCGTGAGTGTGAGGTTCAGTGTGAGGTGCACGTGGTTTCATGGAGAGAACGCACAATAAAAGCTGAAATCTTTGTCAATGCTGACACTGAATCCCTTTGGAATGTTCTCACTGATTATGAGCATCTTGCTGATTTCATACCCAACCTTGTCTGCAG TGGGAGAATTCCATGTCCATATCCTGGGAGGATATGGTTAgagcaaagggggttccaaaGAGCAATGTATTGGCATATTGAAGCACGTGTTGTCTTGGATCTTCAAGAATTTATCCGTTCA GCATGGGATCGAGAACTTCGCTTTTCCATGGTTGATGGAGACTTTAAGAAGTTTGATGGAAAATGGTCTGTAAAATCTGGAACAAG GTCATCAACTTCTATTCTATCTTATGAAGTTAGTGTGATACCAAGATTCAATTCCCCAGCTATTTTATTGGAAAGGATTATTAGATCCGATCTTCCTGTGAACCTTCGAGCTTTGGCTTACAGAGCTGAAAGGGATTTTATGCAGAGTCAGAAGCTATCACTGCCAGAAACTTCTATGGCTATTAACGGTTCATTCATAAAAAAGATAAATGGTACTTTGCGTGAAGGTGATAGGTTGTCACCGCCAAACAACAAAGAAGTATTCACCAGCGCAATTTCTCCTTCCTCGCCTGTATCTTCCAATGAGGTGGTCGGAAACTGGGGCATATTTGGAAAAGTTTGCAGGCTCGATAAGCCTAGCATGGTGGACGAAGTTCATCTCCGCAGATTCGATGGCCTTCTG GAAAATGGAGGCGTCCATCGCTGTGTTATTGCAAGCATTACGGTTAAAGCTCCTGTTTGTGAAGTATGGAATGTTCTGACTGCCTATGAGAAACTACCTGA GATCATTCCAAATTTAGGAATCAGTAAGATTTTATCGCGAGATAACAATAAAATCCGCATCCTTCAG GAAGGGTGTAAAGGCCTTCTTTATATGGTGCTTCATGCTCGAGTCGTATTAGATTTGTGTGAAAATTCAGAGCAAGAGATAAGTTTTGAACAGGTTGAAGGGGATTTTGATTCGTTCCAAGGAAAATGGATTTTTGAACAACTAGGAAATCATCACACACTGCTGAAGTATTCTGTGGATATAAAAATGCACAAAGATACTTTCCTTTCGGAGGCtatcatggaggag GTCATTTTTGAAGATCTACCATCCAATTTGTCAGCAATAAGAGACTATGTTGAGAACAGAAATGGATTGAAAACTTTAGAAGCTAGTGGGAAGAATACAAATTCAAGGCAACAAATTGCTTCGTCTGGTTTTGAAAAGGACGAAGACAATGGTTCGGCCGTGGAAACTCCTAATTGCAATGTTCAAAGTTCATGTCAGCAAAGGCCGAAAGTTCCAGGCTTACAAAGGGATATCGAAATACTAAAATCTGAACTTGTGAAGTTCATTGCAGCACATGGACAAGAAGGGCTAATGCCGATGAGAAAGCATCTTCGTTTACACGGAAGAGTTGATATCGAGAAGGCTATCACTCGCATGGGTGGATTCAGAAAGATTGCAACCATCATGAATCTTTCCTTGGCTTACAAACAACGGAAACCAAAGGGTTACTGGGACAACCTCGAAAATCTGCAGGACGAG ATAAGTAGATTTCAAAGGAATTGGGGAATGGATCCTTCATTTATGCCAAGCAGAAAGTCATTTGAACGTGCAG GTCGGTACGATATTGCTCGTGCACTGGAAAAATGGGGTGGACTTCATGAGGTTTCTCGGCTACTGTCCCTGAAGGTGAGACAACATCGAAGCCGACAGGACGACAGCCTTGTTGAGAAGGGTAAGAGAGTTGATAATGTAGATGATGGTGATTTGGAAACACCATCTAAACCATGTATATATCAAGATACACATAAGTGGCTTACAAAACTAAGACAGTTGGACATAAATTGGTTTGAATAA
- the LOC130946915 gene encoding ultraviolet-B receptor UVR8, whose amino-acid sequence MWRRSYSLTKHRLGLGFLRRSFSSERSGKRFAALWGNGDFGRLGLGTLDSQWTPAVCNAFQHKTLKSIACGGAHTLFLTDDGFVYATGLNDFGQVGISEGKQYLVEPVRVLVDEKKIMHIAAGYNHSCAITVDGELYMWGKNTSGQLGLGKKAPNIVPLPTKVEHLDGISIKMTALGSEHSMAVSDGGEAFSWGMGGSGRLGHGHESGILGLFKSYSEYTPRLIKDLEGIKVKYIAAGLLNSACIDENGFVYIFGERGIDKLRLKEMSNATKPSLINELPYSQQVACGGYHTCVLTNSGELYAWGSNENGCLGIGSPDAIHVPEKVQGPFLRSSVSQVSCGWKHTAAISEGRLFTWGWGGSYGTFSEVGHSSAGQLGQGSDVDYINPARVCFGEEVKALQISCGFNHTGAILEYT is encoded by the exons ATGTGGCGCCGAAGCTACTCCCTCACGAAGCACCGTTTGGGGTTAGGGTTTCTACGAAGGTCCTTCTCATCAGAGCGAAGCGGAAAGAGGTTCGCGGCGCTCTGGGGAAACGGCGATTTCGGAAGATTGGGACTCGGCACTTTGGATTCTCAGTGGACTCCAGCTGTCTGCAACGCCTTCCAACACAAAACGCTCAAATCCATCGCTTGTGGCGGTGCTCACACACTCTTCCTAACAG ACGATGGATTCGTGTATGCCACCGGTCTTAATGATTTCGGACAAGTTGGTATATCAGAGGGTAAACAGTACTTGGTG GAGCCAGTTCGGGTTTTGGTAGATGAGAAGAAGATTATGCACATTGCTGCTGGTTATAATCACTCGTGTGCAATAACAG TGGATGGAGAACTATATATGTGGGGAAAGAATACAAGTGGACAGCTTGGACTTGGAAAAA AGGCCCCAAACATAGTTCCTCTGCCAACTAAAGTGGAACATTTGGATGGAATCAGCATTAAAATGACAGCGCTGGGATCAGAGCACTCAATGGCTGTTAGTG ATGGAGGAGAGGCCTTTAGTTGGGGGATGGGAGGTTCAGGTAGACTTGGTCATGGTCACGAGTCGGGCATTCTGGGATTATTTAAAAGTTACAg TGAGTATACTCCAAGGCTTATAAAGGATCTTGAGGGAATCAAG GTTAAATATATAGCTGCTGGGTTGCTAAATTCAGCTTGCATTGATg AAAATGGTTTTGTTTATATATTTGGAGAAAGAGGAATTGATAAATTG CGCTTGAAGGAGATGAGCAATGCAACAAAACCATCCTTAATTAATGAACTTCCATACTCACAGCAAGTTGCTTGTGGTGGCTATCATACCTGTGTCCTAACAA ACTCTGGAGAGCTTTATGCTTGGGGTTCGAATGAGAATGGCTGCCTCGGTATTGG TTCCCCTGATGCCATTCATGTACCAGAAAAGGTTCAAGGGCCATTCCTGAGGTCTTCTGTTAGTCAGGTTTCTTGTGGTTGGAAGCACACAGCGGCAATTTCTG AAGGAAGACTCTTCACATGGGGTTGGGGAGGTTCATATGGGACTTTCTCTGAAGTAGGACATTCTTCTGCTGGACAATTG GGCCAAGGAAGTGATGTGGACTACATAAATCCTGCTAGAGTTTGTTTTGGAGAAGAAGTGAAAGCATTACAAATTTCATGCGGGTTCAACCATACAGGTGCTATACTTGAATATACATAA